Proteins encoded by one window of Enterobacter pseudoroggenkampii:
- the holA gene encoding DNA polymerase III subunit delta → MIRLYPEQLRAQLNEGLRAAYLLLGNDPLLLQESQDAVRHAAAAQGFDEHHTVQLDNNTDWNALFSLCQAMSLFASRQTIQILLPENGPNAMMNEQLATLVSLLHSDLLLIVRGNKLTKAQENAAWFTQIATHAVLVTCQTPEQAHLPKWVAARAKQHNLQLDDAANQLLCYCYEGNLLALAQALDRLSLLWPDGKLTLPRVEQAVNDAAHFTPFHWVDALLSAKSKRALHILQQLRLEGSEPVILLRTLQRELLLLITLKRQSAHTPLRSLFDKHRVWQNRRALTTEAVNRLSHEQLRQAVQLLMRAELTLKQDYGQSVWAELESLSLLLCHKALADVFIDG, encoded by the coding sequence ATGATCAGGCTGTATCCTGAACAACTCCGCGCGCAGCTCAATGAAGGGCTGCGCGCGGCGTATCTGCTTCTTGGAAACGATCCGTTATTACTTCAGGAAAGCCAGGATGCCGTGCGGCATGCCGCCGCCGCGCAGGGCTTCGATGAACACCACACCGTCCAATTGGACAACAACACCGACTGGAACGCCCTCTTCTCGCTTTGTCAGGCGATGAGCCTTTTCGCCTCGCGCCAGACAATTCAGATCCTGCTGCCGGAGAACGGCCCTAACGCGATGATGAACGAGCAGCTCGCTACGCTGGTCAGCCTCTTACACAGCGATCTGCTCCTTATTGTGCGTGGCAACAAGCTGACCAAAGCCCAGGAAAACGCGGCGTGGTTTACCCAGATCGCGACCCACGCGGTGCTGGTCACCTGTCAGACGCCTGAGCAGGCACATCTGCCTAAATGGGTCGCCGCGAGAGCGAAACAGCACAACCTTCAGCTGGATGACGCGGCAAATCAGCTGCTCTGCTACTGCTATGAAGGTAACCTGCTGGCCCTGGCGCAGGCGCTGGACAGACTCTCCCTGCTCTGGCCGGATGGCAAGCTGACCTTGCCGCGCGTCGAGCAGGCTGTTAACGACGCGGCGCACTTCACGCCGTTCCACTGGGTGGACGCGCTACTGTCGGCAAAAAGCAAACGCGCCCTGCATATTCTGCAACAACTGCGTCTTGAAGGGAGCGAACCCGTTATTCTGCTGCGTACGCTGCAGCGCGAATTACTGCTGCTGATTACGCTCAAGCGCCAGTCTGCCCATACGCCGCTGCGTTCGCTGTTTGATAAACACCGCGTGTGGCAAAATCGCCGGGCTTTGACCACCGAGGCCGTCAACCGCCTGAGTCATGAACAGCTTCGTCAGGCTGTACAGCTTCTGATGCGCGCTGAGCTCACGTTAAAACAAGATTACGGCCAGTCGGTCTGGGCGGAGCTGGAAAGCCTTTCTCTGCTGCT